The sequence AAACTCCTAACCtgacaaacaggagaaaatttaataaaataaactctcCTAGAACTGCTGAAAAAGGTGCTCGAATATTGACAGTGCTTAACAAGTGCTTACAATAGTCACAGAGTCAAAGTTAGCCATAAggttaactgcaaaaaaaaagtcaaaaaggcACTGATCAATCACaaagttacaggaaaaacaCGCTAACACTAAGCTGGTTTAGTTGGGAGTGGAGGAGGCAGGAAGGGAGAGCTGCAAACATTGTCAGCTTAAAAAGCtctctggcacacacacacacacacacacacacacacacacacacacacacatacatacacacacatacatacacacccGTGACTGGCTCTGTTACAGTTGTaaaggagaagagaggggaaaaaaaaaatcaaatagctgagatttttaaaaaaaaaaaaaaaaaaaacagctgttatcTGCTGGACCAATCCAGAGACAGTGATTTCTTCCAATGACCAATCACCAGGCACCATGATtttcacactcactcacacacacacacacacatgcacgcaagcacgcacgcacgcacgcacgcacgcacacacacacacacacacacacacacacacacacacacacacacacacacactgaagaggATACAGGAACGTCAATGCAAAATGATCCAAGGTCACAAAAGCcatgatgtaatatttttttccctttaaagctgtgtttgtgtgttttttttcatatctgtatctgtactacagttaaccctttgacacctgagcaaattgacttgatttcttgcaaaaactgGGGAATGAGACAATGAGCcacttaagaggaaatgacccaaaaatagtttttttcatttttaaaggaaaaagagcaaaaaatagaataaaatatatcataattgtgtaaaatatttttgtatatataatTAGATAATTAAAGATACAGGATATTGCACATTTCTccctagatttttaaaattaattttctaaatctataaATTGTTTGCAATATACAGAACGtctcttgccaagctgctcattggcatttcccccatgtttttaagagaaaacatatttgctccggattcaaaggtttaaacacttgtgaaaggtatctcAACGTGGCACaagatgctgatccaggtttccaAAAGGTTCATATTTTTAAACGTATACCGACaatagttttgattttaaaacgAGTACAATTTATATTAAAATCTGTGTTGTAAAGGAAGACATGTATGGATCCTCTGCAAAAGAAATGACTTCAACAGTTTAGtcaaaaactactaaaaatagTCCTGCCTATGAGCTGGAAAAATACGGCTGGACAAATTTGTCCACCTTAActggtttttgtgtgtcttgctGGTACTGGTTtggtttttcttatttcttttcacatatttcacTGTAATCATAGAACACAGATGTTTTCTAATCGAGATCAGTGTTTACACCGTGACAGTTTAAATTGCACTTTAGGATGGTACTCGGGTGAAAAAAGAGTGAAGTCAGAGCCCTGTATGTCATGCTCACACCTCGTGGCTTTGATTCTGTTTCCACATTTATACACTGACTAATTCATGAACTCCACGCTAAAGAAGAGTAATTTGCTTCAAGTTCTCTTTCAAATCAAGAATCtgaagaaatgactgaaaagtcTCGTTTTTCTAACcacatttctaatttttttgcCTCAAATGTTGCTTAATGTCATGTGATTCACTGCTTCAGTACACTTAAGAACCCAGTAATGCAGTATTTTCCCAAAAATATACGGTAATAAAATTTGCACCTTATCCTATAAAAACTGTGAAGAATACAGTAATGTAATAACGTCACTAGCCATGTAATTACAAGTCTTGGCTGATGTTGTAATAACATTTCTACACATAATGTAATACTCCAGTATTGGCTGTGAAACTTGTCTTGGTGACCACGCTGTTCCCATGTACCTATAACAACAAACCACATGCCATCTGTTCTAAACTTCAATGAGAGTTTATACTtccaaaacaggaaataaatatGGAATGTTAGTAATTACAGGAGGTTAGCTTGACACTAGAGGTATTACACATTTTgtacagttacatttttttaaaatgctattaCAATATCTGCCAGGATTTTTATTAAACTAGGCTACAGGTCAAGTTAAGCGCAAATTGTATAACATTTTGAGATGTTATTAAAATTTTCaggaaatgatgaaatgattacATCATTAGGTGCAACAAGCACACTGACCATAcacttttgtcatgtttttcatggtagcagatggatggatagatgggtAGATCGCACTCtcctcgtgttttttttttttttttttttttaaatgaatcaaactaatttgctcaagtttcaaagggtaaactTTAATccttcaaacataaaaaaaatacatgattgTGCAGACAAGCCCTATGGTGTGTGCAATTATCGTCTGTGGGTATATATATtgaacagacatttaaaatgtaacactttTGTTCTCAGTGTCATTTGTCAATGTCAAAGGTTTAATTTAAAGATctgagacttaaaaaaaaaaaaaagattcaccttaatcctctgaaacctgatcAAACTGGTTTGAAGATGGATGCACACAAAGATCAGTGTAAAtgcagactgtaaataaagatctTTAATCTTTATACACAGTCTGTGGGTGTAACAGGCTGAAATCATTGATGCATGGGGCAAATACACAAAGTGAGAGTGGAGTGGCTCGGAGAACTTTCTTGACCTTCTCGTACACTATACTCTCGACTTCTGTCACGTCACACTtcattattaaatgttattggACAGTCAGTGTCAGATGTTTTCCTTTTAAGGAGGCAGTTGGCTGAGATCTGGGGTTGGATAGCTCCGCCTCATTCCAGTGGCAACGCGCAGCAGAACCGTTACTTCTCAGGAGAAGTGAAGAGAGGGGCATCGCAGCTACCGAGAAAAGCAAAATGTCTTTGATGGATTTCGGTTTTATCGGTGTTGATCCGCAAAACATTCCATTGATCAATCTTTTGGTCATTGCTGCAGTTTTACTCGGCTTCACTCAGGTAAGTCGCACTGAATTGATGCGGGCTCTGTGCGTTACCTGTTCCTCGCGTTCGGATTTGGCGAACGCAAATACCGCAGTGAAGATAGTTTTATGTTGGATACTCGACAGACATTCGCTCCTATGCTacatattagaaaattaatacaaattatttggagatttaaaatgtaaaaacaagaggTGTATCTCATGCAGCCAGTGGAGTACTATCATCCCACGCTGATTTTGAGTCACATGACCTGGGAGCTATTGAGCTGAACTTCTAatgtaaattaatgaaaaattacaaaaagatgtCAAATGTTAAAAGAATAGCCTAACTGGAAAAGAtggtggaattttttttttttttttttttttttttttaaagtgcgaCAAAACCTGCAACGTGATTTATTACATGTGTTGATGACAGAGGTCGTCTTGGTCTAACTTGATGtagtctttgtgtttgtcttccTGTCCACTGTAACTTCACAGATCAGGACCAAAGGCGTGTGCAGTGTAGCCTGCTGTGTGAAAGCCTGCCACCTACCTGCCTTTAAGTAAGCTGTGCCATCTTTTCTCATTGCAGGTGGACTTGTTGATGGCATTCCTCCAAAACCTCCTGGCTTTCTTTGGATTTGTCTCAGGTGAGTCTGATTAAATTATGATAAGtggaaataataattaattcatgTATTCATATCTGCTGGCATAAAAGCAAAGCTGTGCATTAGAAGATTAGAGTTGCGAGTTGTGCGGCgctctatatatatatgtatgtatgtatatatatataatttatcaGAGAAAGGAGTGGCATTTTTcttagttctttttttcccattttttttttattttttattttcctccccAAGCTGCAAATGCCAATTCCACGAACATATAGTTTCATGAATAAGCTTGTTTGAGCGTCTGGTTATGATAAACTGTGTAATTTTGGTGGGCCCAGGGGTTAGgaggacatgtcaaaaaaatttaaggaaaaaaaaaaacaacatacatttttaaagaaaaaaaatcaacatgctTCAGAAGTCaccgtttaaaaaaaagaataggattttttactttaaaaatcattgGTAAAATTCACAGAGTGAGAGtgctttatatttaatttaataggGAGATGATGCAACAGCCCTTCAACATTCAAACTGAGTGTGAGCTTCAGAATGCATTTGGCTTAAATCACATCAGAGTACCAGGGTTCACTGTTCtataaattgcaataaatgtttCCGCTATTAATTTACAGGTTCGCCCAAGCCAGTATATGCATATGGAAACAGTGTGGTCAACCAGAGAAATTTCAACAATCTAGATGTAGATGAGATCAACACACTGACTCAAACAGTGAGTGATGCACAAGGTCCAGCACCTGGTAAgcattgttaaaaacattaacattgcTCACTTATTCTGTTCagtataaaatcataaaatggaAACTGTAAAATACATAACTGAACTTCAGCAAAGCGTATTAACAACTCCACGTTGGATTGGATATTTTCAGGGGATGCTGGTGGACAGGGAGCATTGTACACTGCAATAGCTTCCAGTGTTATTTCTGCGGACCGATTCAGtggcaaagtgaaaaaaattaatgcacAAGTGATTGTGAAACCAGCACCAGTGTGTGtaagtaacattttaacaacttGTGTTACGTGTCTTCTGTTTATGTAAATTGTTTCTGGACGTTTCAGTAAATCCaaacttttctttctcctcagcTGAACGCGATGGGACAGCGCTCTCCTTTGAGGTACAGCAATTACACCCACTCACACAAACTGTtacacagagaaatgcacattGATGGGttagtggtcattttgtgggacGATTGAGGTGCTGTTATTACCTAGAGTGGAACAAACATTCATAGTGATcatatttgacagattatagcCCAGCCAGTTCCCTTTACCGTGCACAAATGACTAAATCATGGGCGTGTCTTGTTAAAATGCACGcttaatttatttgaatttcGCATGCACGTCTTACTAAAATGTGCGTTTTAGTAACATGCACCCAAATTACTAAATCGTGCgcgagtttaaaaaaaacctttctcGTGCTCTTggtataataacaataatactacAATAATTCTAGTCCTGTGCAAAAAAGAATTAAGAATGCAATTTGCACAAATTTGGATGACGGTGGGAAAATTTCGTCCCTCTGTTCGTAGTTCCCAGTAGCTGGCCTGCATGTAGGTCATTTGACTGTTGGACACTTGCTCTTATGGGAGAGTGCTagagtattttgtttttcacgGCTTccagtgtgtttatatgtgatTCCTgtttaagaaatacattttggatCTACATTAGCCGGGTCACATGTATTCATACAAATGCAATGTCCCTTTTTCTTTGTCCTGAGGACTTTTGAAGAAGCTGGACCCCGACGCTAAAAGCTCCATTCCACAGCAATAATatgaccattttttcacatctgtATTCTCTTACAGGAAATGAAGATGTCTAGACTTAATGCTGCGTTCAGTCAGAGACGGCAGACCAGATGTCATTTGTCAGCGGACAACCAGGACTGTAAAATTTTGATGCCAGCAGAGAACACCAGCAACGTAGCTCCTTCACACAATGCGAAAACATTGGTGATCTGGACAACTACTGGGCATTACTAgaaattttacataaaacaataaacgcAAAAAATTTTTTGGATACATCAAATTTTGTAAACAATACAGCATTACCATCGCAACATATCTTCATGTATGTTTGGGTTTCACCGTCCTGCCATGTCACCATACTATTTGTAATTCTCAAGCCATCCAgaaactgttttctgtctcccGTCTGTCTGATTCCATGTGAACCAGCATCCAAGTAATGCAGCTAGAAACACTTTCATTCCATTTATTCTGTCTGTTTCCTGCTGTAGTTAGCTATTGAGGGTGTGATtgctgaaaaacatgttttagattTTCTGCTGAATAAATTAGAGCCTGAATTCACTTGTATTGTGTTTCTTCCTTTATCTCGACACACCTGCAGGGTTAAAACCACACCCAGAATCAGGTGCAGCTGGCCTGGTGGGGTTCAAGGATGAGCTGCTGAGAAGCTAAGAGTTAAAACATTTCTGGCAGGTTAAATGCTCAACTGACATCTGAGTGAGCATGGCTGGACACAAAAAGTGATTTGCTGCAGCGAGGCTTACAGAGGGGGGCTGCATGCACACCTACAAACTACATGctgaaaaagaaatgctgtCTGAGGCTTTGTCCCACAGTTGCAAACGTACACACGTGGACAAAATTGTTGGTACCCTTcggttaatgaaagaaaaactcacaatgGTCACAGAAATAACTTGAATCTggcaaaagtaataataaataaaaattgtatgAAATTTAACCAATGAAAGTCAGACATTGCTTTTCAACCATGCttcaacagaattattttaaaaaataaaatcatgaaacaGGCCTGAACAAAAATGATGGTACCCTtaacttaatattttgttgCACAACCTTTTGAGGCAATCACTGCAATCAAACGATTCCTGTAACTGTCAGTGAGACTTCTGCACCTCTCAGCAGATATTTTGGTCCACTCCTCATGAGCAAACTGCTCCAGTTGTCTCAGGTTTGAAGGGTGCCTTTTCCAGACGGCATGTTTCAGCTCTTTCCAAAGATGCTCAATAGGATTTAGGTCAGGGCTCATAGAAGGCCACTTCAGAATAGTCCAATGTTTTCCTCTTAGCCATtcttgggtgtttttagctgtgtgttgtgtgttttgggtcattgtcCTGACCTGCGACTGAGACCAAGCTTTCTGACACTGGCCAGCACATTTCTCTCTAGAATCCCTTGATAGTCTTGAGATTTCATTGTACCCTGCACAGATTCAAGACACCTTGTGCCAGATGCAGCAAAGCAGCCCCAGAACATAACAGAGCCTCCTCCATGTTTCACAGTAGGGACAGTGTTCTTTTCTTGATAAGCTTCATTTTTGCGTCTGTGAATATAGAGCTGATGTGTCTTGGCAAAAAGTTCCATTTTTGTCTCATCTGTCCACAGGACATTCTCCCAGAAGCTTTGTGGCTTGTCAACATGTAGTTTGGTAAATTCCAGTCtggcttttttatgatttgttttcaaCAATGGTGTCCTCCTTGGTTGTCTCCCATTAGGTCCACTTTGGCTCAAACAACGACGGATGGTGCGATCTGACACTGATGTTCCTTGAGCTTGAAGTTCACCTTTAATCTCTTTAGAAGTTTTTCTGGGCTCTTTTGttagtttttctgtctttttgttttgatttttttatttagaatcTGTGGTTATAACCAACAATTGGAATGAGAATTGTTATCTTCTGAAAATCATTATTTGGatttatgaagaaataaaaagtagtTTTGTGACTCAGCAGCTCAGTTTAATTACAGGTTGACAGCCTCATCCATTATCTATCTATTATCAGTCAGTGGGAGATGGTTGTAAGATACTGTCAGTATTCAACTTTATGAATGAACACTTGCACATTATGAAGTTGAGAACAGGTAACCTACCAAGCCACTAGAGGGCACAATtgatcagttttttgtttttgaatttcgACATTGGTTTGCCATATcaacaaaatttgaaatgttataATTTATGTTCCTACATAACCTGCCATGTAATGAGGTTATGAGTAAAATTTTTACCTAAAGTGGACATAGATatgttttattgcaaaaactgATCATTATGAGGTAAAGGTTTATGGCACATTGTAATGACGTTATGACAATGGCATTTTGCTTGGTTCCCTGCAAGCAAAATATATAGAACCTTTTTGCAATTCAGCTAGCCATTTCTGGTtataaaaacattctgagaacattaaaatgcaaccacagaatgttttagtaatgttttcagagggaaattttctttatattcccagagtgtattttaaaactttGGGTAACATCCtatcagaaaatgtaaaaagataaaataaaaataaacatatcacatcacattacattttcaaaggcctgtaatctcagtcctcaataacattttctgaatgttgctttgaaaacattcttcctttgttctcctGTAACATTGTGgtaacatttcataaaaaagaatattttataaTCTGTCACCTCCAAACATTACCAAAGCATCCTAAAAATTTTACAGTTATATAACGTTACGTCTTAGTCAccatttaaccttacaggaacattatttgaaatgataaacaaccttaaaacattctttgaacattagattaaaattgttttctttaaaatattattgaaacTTATAGGGAACATTAGCCAATGTTgagggaacgttccctgctagctgggaaaGCTGTGAGGAAAAAGGGATCCAGTTATCTTTGCAATGGTGACACCAACACAGAAAATCTGGGGCGGGGACAAAAGTAGATGTTGTTTTCACTTTAAGATTAATCCCCTTGAAATTAGCcctataatgattttatttttgaaaattcataGATCATCCCAACTTCCCAAtgcttttaaaatcaaattcaaCTTCCACGATTGAAGTcaaatggacaaaacaagcataaATATTAGTGTAACACCAGTCTTTTATTTGATACACATTTTGCTGCACACTCATCCAGGTTTGGTAAACTGACTTCTGGGTAATGTGCTGTCCTCTGTCGTTGTGCTCGACAGATTGTCACAGTAGGTCCGCTTTTGAATGCGTTGGATCATGCGGCGTCCATAAAAGTCTCGGTAATCTGCCGGGAGCTCATCCAGAGTGTGTAGTGCTCTCTCCAGGGCCTGAAGGGCCCGAGTCGCAGCCACAGGGTCCTTGTTACCGTACGGGTCCTTCCTGTCATAGCTGTCAGCAGGTAAATGGCGCCAGAACACATTCACACCCACACCAAACTGCAGTGCCAGGGTGTTATGGAACCACAGGGCTGAGGAGAACAGGGACACCGGATTATGAAAAGCCTGTCACATAAAACTTTTTTACCTTTGAcaaatttttgtcatatttaataaAAGTGTCACTATATTCAGACTGTTACTCCTCCTCgtagtgcttctaatggcatttgcaagaatctaCCACAGCTGgaggaaaacaaccaatcagagctaaAGAGACTTTATGGCAGCTGTCAATCACGTTAGTCCCTGCTCTAACGTGTCAAACTAGGCAACCCTGATCAAATATTAACCCTTAGAAAACTGAACTGACATCAGTTTCTTAGTGCTGTGTTGACAAGCATTTAATCCTTTGAAGGTGAGCCTATTTCTATCcctcaaaatatgaaaaaaaggcaaacagaaaagaaaagtaaaagttgacaaaatgaccaagaagTTAGCATGAACAAAAAATGAGAGAGTTAATTACTggggaaaaatatcaacatttttttaaataattatgcactttgctcagggttcacagTGTTACATATTTGGGAAAAGAGattgacagcagcacaagaaaaatgttgctgctcctggtttaaagggttaaagaggccAGTTTGCCTTACCAGGGATAAACAGCACATCTCCAGGCTCCAGCACACACTCAAATCTCCTTGCCTTCACAAACTCAGGAAAGCGTGTCAGGTCTGGGCAATCGATGTCGAGGACCTCGGATTTATCACCTGATGGATTCAGATCAAATTAAAAGGCATTATACCAACCTGTTAATATAATTAGGTGGAGACAGTTATGCTTTGAGCTTTCAAACAAACTGTCAACTTTCCACAGCTGCTTGCCTGACAGGTAGAGGTGCAATGCATCCTGGGGGCTGTAGAGCACCACTCTCTTCATCCCCGTCACCTGAGCCAGCAGGTTATCCATCACCTGAAGGGAGGAAAGAGGGGGAGCTCAGAACAGGGTCCATATAATCAGAACAGTTTTAAGCccagtgtcaccaattcagtatttgaccatatatctccccttctgttcctgagttatgatgtttcATAATGGCCAGAGAGGTGTTTTTGCACAACATTACGCTGTCACAGTTGACCTCGgatcttttggatataaaatgtcatcaaccTCATCATTTCAgaacatttgtgtgaatttttgtcAGAATTTGGCCTAAAACATAATTTGTGCAGGGCTGCCCCTTGAGGTTTGCTGCAGACTAAGTGCCTTTGGCTTTCACGCTACCCTTTACAGATggggacatgcaggcagcggcacagaggaaggtgaagaagtggtgagtttacagctcacagcaagttaataggGTGCAGTTAGCATTgctagcaaaaaatgttgttgcgcATTTATGATCTGTCATTAGCGGCATTAGCTTGTTTGTTATCCCACAGAGCCCGTTCAGACTTTATATGGAGAAAAAGACAATCgtcaaatattattattaaacataCAAATCTGATTTGACCGGCATAATTGTGAGTCGAGCACAGCCCTGTTTTGCGAagtcacagtggccttgacctttaaccacaaAATTCTTATCAGTCCAAGTGcacatttctgtcaaatttgaagagattACCACAAGATGTTTGTGTTATTGccttcacgagaatgagacagatgcaaggtcacatagaccttgacctttgacctccaaattcTAGTAAGTTCATCActgagtgaatgtttgtgccaaatttgaaaacttCTTTTAAGATGTTcatgagatattgcattcacaggAATGAGAAAgatgaggtcacactgaccttgacctttgacctatgaccattaaaatcaaatcagtttatcctgaagtggacatttttgctaaatttgaagaaattccctcaaagcattTTTGAGATAAAGCATTCACAAGAGAAGTATGgacaaacaacccaaaaacataaagccTCCGGCCACACTGACCATTTTCTACTTCCCAACAAAAATAGACTGATAtacaaagggtttttttgtacttttaatgtaaataaggtgacagagtgcataaaaaacattaaaatagagctgatctatcaaaaaaaaaaaacactccaggATCACTGATGTGTCCAGGGTAAGCCCAGAATGACCTATCCTCAATACGCCTTGCTCTAAATCATCAGTTCTAAAAACAATACTACTCATGCACCACCTGAGCTGCACAAAAAGCAAGTTCACAACGCCATCCTCCACGATGGCCCTGAAACTGCATGATTGTGAGGTCAGTGAATCAGTGTTACGGACAGGCGgcaagtcaaaataaaaacgtAAAACAGAGGTAGAGACTCACATCGTAGTGTGTCCACAGCTGCAGAGCACAGGAGCTGATGCGGAAGACGCTGGAGAAAAACTGCTCGGGTTCAAAGAAGTGCGGGATGTGAAAATCCTCGGCCAAATCTGGGAACTGTTTGCTCAGATCAGCAGGTTCCTGTGAGGGAGACATTTATGTTCAAAAATTCAGGAACAAAACCTAATGTTCTGTCTTCACAATCCACAACGAATCTAGTTAATACCTTTCGTACGTCCTCTCCCAGTGAGCGAAGATAATAGCTCTCATCCTGAAATAAAACCAAgaactttatcttttttttttacatactgtaatttttcattttttacacactgtaaaaaaagtgCACTATATCCTGATTTTATGATGCTCACCTCACACAGGAAGAAGTCAGAGTGTTTCCTCTCAGATGCTCTTTTCACAAAGTCCCTGAATGGCAGAGTCCTGTGAGAAAAGACGTGCAGCTGAGGAGGGAGGAATGATCGATGTGTGTGAGGTGAGCATCATAAAATCAGGATATAGTGcactttttttacagtttgtaaaaaagagagagagatagagagagctCACttgtaaacaaagtttttgtgaAGGAAGTCCATCTGTGGCACAGTGGATACGTGAATCTTCACCTCCTTGTCTCCCCCTTTATGTCCAAGGTATTCAACTGTCCACTTCTCCAGGCATGGTCCCAGACACATCCCTCTCAGCACGGCTGGTCTGCGCTGAAAAATAACATCAGGTGTAATTTAACTGTTaaactatctatctatttatttatataaatatatagaaagAGAATTTGTTTTCAAttgaaaata is a genomic window of Plectropomus leopardus isolate mb chromosome 10, YSFRI_Pleo_2.0, whole genome shotgun sequence containing:
- the tyw5 gene encoding tRNA wybutosine-synthesizing protein 5 isoform X1, which produces MEQQEKVAVPIFSQVDKEIFLRDIYPERRPAVLRGMCLGPCLEKWTVEYLGHKGGDKEVKIHVSTVPQMDFLHKNFVYKTLPFRDFVKRASERKHSDFFLCEDESYYLRSLGEDVRKEPADLSKQFPDLAEDFHIPHFFEPEQFFSSVFRISSCALQLWTHYDVMDNLLAQVTGMKRVVLYSPQDALHLYLSGDKSEVLDIDCPDLTRFPEFVKARRFECVLEPGDVLFIPALWFHNTLALQFGVGVNVFWRHLPADSYDRKDPYGNKDPVAATRALQALERALHTLDELPADYRDFYGRRMIQRIQKRTYCDNLSSTTTEDSTLPRSQFTKPG
- the tyw5 gene encoding tRNA wybutosine-synthesizing protein 5 isoform X3; protein product: MCLGPCLEKWTVEYLGHKGGDKEVKIHVSTVPQMDFLHKNFVYKTLPFRDFVKRASERKHSDFFLCEDESYYLRSLGEDVRKEPADLSKQFPDLAEDFHIPHFFEPEQFFSSVFRISSCALQLWTHYDVMDNLLAQVTGMKRVVLYSPQDALHLYLSGDKSEVLDIDCPDLTRFPEFVKARRFECVLEPGDVLFIPALWFHNTLALQFGVGVNVFWRHLPADSYDRKDPYGNKDPVAATRALQALERALHTLDELPADYRDFYGRRMIQRIQKRTYCDNLSSTTTEDSTLPRSQFTKPG
- the tyw5 gene encoding tRNA wybutosine-synthesizing protein 5 isoform X2; this translates as MEQQEKVAVPIFSQVDKEIFLRDIYPERRPAVLRGMCLGPCLEKWTVEYLGHKGGDKELHVFSHRTLPFRDFVKRASERKHSDFFLCEDESYYLRSLGEDVRKEPADLSKQFPDLAEDFHIPHFFEPEQFFSSVFRISSCALQLWTHYDVMDNLLAQVTGMKRVVLYSPQDALHLYLSGDKSEVLDIDCPDLTRFPEFVKARRFECVLEPGDVLFIPALWFHNTLALQFGVGVNVFWRHLPADSYDRKDPYGNKDPVAATRALQALERALHTLDELPADYRDFYGRRMIQRIQKRTYCDNLSSTTTEDSTLPRSQFTKPG